One window from the genome of Cervus elaphus chromosome 8, mCerEla1.1, whole genome shotgun sequence encodes:
- the B3GNT7 gene encoding UDP-GlcNAc:betaGal beta-1,3-N-acetylglucosaminyltransferase 7, producing the protein MSLWKRTVYKSVCLSLALLVAVTVFQRSLTPSQFLQEPPPASLKQQKAQKPSGLLVNPDSFWKSAKEAVTPTPMVSRRPQAWDVNTTNCSANINLTHQPWFQGLEPHFQQFLSYRHCRYFPMLLNHPEKCSGDVYLLVVVKSIIAQHDRREAIRQTWGREQESAGRGRGAVRTLFLLGKASKPEEQSHYQQLLAYEDRIYGDILQWDFLDSFFNLTLKEIHFLKWLDIYCPDVRFVFKGDDDVFVNPTNLLEFLADRRPQEDLFVGDVLHHARPIRRKDSKYYIPGILYSQNSYPPYAGGGGFLMARGLAQRLHHSCDTLELYPIDDVFLGMCLEVLGVRPMAHEGFKTFGISRNRNSRMNKEPCFFRSMLVVHKLLPTELLAMWELVHGNLTCSRKLQVL; encoded by the coding sequence GAAGAGAACCGTCTACAAGAGCGTGTGCCTGTCCCTGGCCTTGCTCGTGGCCGTAACGGTATTCCAGCGCAGTCTGACCCCCAGCCAGTTTCTGCAGGAGCCCCCGCCAGCCTCCCTCAAGCAACAGAAGGCCCAGAAACCCAGCGGACTTCTGGTGAACCCTGACAGCTTCTGGAAGAGCGCGAAGGAGGCGGTCACCCCCACTCCCATGGTTTCACGGAGGCCCCAGGCCTGGGACGTGAACACCACTAACTGCTCGGCCAATATAAACTTGACCCACCAACCCTGGTTCCAGGGCCTGGAGCCACACTTCCAGCAGTTTCTGTCCTATCGCCACTGCCGCTACTTTCCCATGCTGCTCAATCATCCGGAGAAGTGCAGCGGTGATGTGTACTTGCTGGTGGTCGTCAAGTCCATCATCGCGCAGCATGACCGCCGCGAGGCCATCCGCCAGACCTGGGGCCGCGAGCAGGAGTCGGCGGGCAGGGGCCGCGGTGCAGTGCGCACTCTCTTCCTGCTGGGCAAGGCCTCCAAACCGGAGGAGCAGTCCCACTACCAGCAGCTGCTGGCCTACGAGGACCGCATCTACGGGGACATACTGCAATGGGACTTCCTTGACAGCTTCTTCAACCTGACCCTCAAGGAGATCCACTTCCTCAAGTGGCTTGACATCTACTGCCCTGATGTCCGCTTTGTCTTCAAGGGCGATGATGATGTCTTCGTCAACCCCACCAACCTGCTGGAATTTCTGGCCGACCGGCGGCCCCAGGAGGACCTGTTTGTGGGAGACGTTTTGCATCACGCCCGGCCCATCCGCCGGAAGGATAGCAAGTACTACATCCCCGGGATCTTATACAGTCAGAACAGTTACCCGCCCTATGCAGGCGGAGGGGGCTTCCTTATGGCCAGGGGACTGGCCCAGCGCCTGCACCACAGCTGCGACACCCTGGAGCTTTACCCCATCGATGACGTCTTCCTGGGCATGTGCCTGGAGGTGCTGGGCGTGCGGCCCATGGCCCACGAGGGCTTCAAGACTTTCGGCATCTCCAGGAATCGCAACAGCCGCATGAACAAGGAGCCCTGCTTCTTCCGCTCCATGCTTGTCGTGCACAAGCTGCTGCCCACCGAGCTGCTGGCCATGTGGGAGCTGGTGCATGGCAACCTCACCTGTTCCCGCAAGCTCCAGGTGCTCTGA